The Phaeodactylum tricornutum CCAP 1055/1 chromosome 2, whole genome shotgun sequence DNA window TCCGTTGTTAACGGCCATCCAAAGTCAACCATCTCTTCGATTAGCTGATAAACGGTAGAAAAATTGTCTTTTATGGCGGATTCGTCCGCCGGAGGTCCAAAGTACTCGACAAAGATATTGGCGATTCGTTGCAAGAATTCAATAATAAGAAGCGGACTGACTTCGGCTGGACAGACGGCCAAATAGCTGAGGCCTTCGCGTAGAATGGATATAACGTAGAGTGTTCCTTGGTCAGATTCTGGAACCTCCATTACGGGAGGTACGCTATCGTAGTGCAGCGACGTCAGCAGGCTCGTCGCGGAGGAAAGCCCGCCGTGGTGATTGACCGACTCGGACGCTCGCTCCCAAAAGGTTTCGCAAACAGATCGAGAAGTCACAACGCCACGAAAGTGACGTTCAATCAATACTTCTCCCGTGGGTGAAAGAATGAACAGGGATTGCATCCTAGCCGTTCAGCTTCGAGCGGAAGATGGTTGTAGATCTAACAGTCAAATCACTTTTTGTGGATAAGGAAATCATGGTCACTCTCGACCTCGGCTTTGTCTTCTGTGTTCCTCCCCTACCCTTAACTTTTACCTCGATGTCGTCTCCGGAATAGCGACGTACAGACGCTTCGTCACCAGCACCAAGCAAACAAATACATTGCGACGCTCCTTTCATTGTACAGATTTCACACTATCGAGAGAACGATATGCACTTTTCGGCAGGGACTGTGCGACCATGGCGAAACGTGAAAAGCCGACAACTACCAGCCCCAGCAGCACGAGGACCAAAAACGACAGAAAAAATATCAACAAACCGCTCACATTCGAAGAGCTGGAACCAAAGCTTTCTTCCGGAGTCCTCCAATATGTAGAGCAGCAAAAGTTTGCCTACTTGACGCCGGTTCAGGCGGCTACCATTCCTCTCTTCTTGTCACGCAAGGATGTGGCAGTCCAGGCGGTAACAGGGTCGGGAAAGACTCTAGCTTTCCTCATTCCAGTGGTCGAGTTTTTGTTGCCAAAGAAATTTCTCAAAACGCAGATAGGAGCGCTCATCTTGTCACCGACTCGGGAATTGGCACAACAAACACACAGGGTCGCACAAGGATTGTGTGCTGCTTGTAACATTCCAGAGCCACTTTTATTGGTCGGAGGGTCTTCGTCTGGAGGAGGAAGCGTCAATCATCGTCCCGTGACGGAAGACTTGAAGAACTTCCAGAAAATGGGAAGCAGCATTGTAATTGGGACCTGTGGACGCGTGGAAGACGTGCTCTCACGGTACGCAGTAATTGATTGTTCCGAACTTGAATCGCTGATTCTCGATGAAGCCGACGTGCTACTGAACATGGGTTTTGCGCAGTCGCTACAAAACATTCTTTCCCGTATTCCCAAAATGCGACGGACTGGTTTGTTCAGCGCGACAACCTCCACATCGACTAGTAGCAGTTTGCAAGAATGGATGCAGCGTGCAGGGATGCGCAATCCGGTTTGGATCGATGTCACGGTCGCCTCCAAAGCGCAACAAGAAGCGCTAGCCAAGAATGAACCAGCCACATCAATACCAGAAAACCAAGCGACGCCATCATCGTTGACGAACTACTACTTGGTCTGTCCAATTGATGAGCAACTTTCAAGACTCGTTGTCTTTTTGCAACAACACAAGGACGAAAAGATCATTGTCTTCTTTCTGACTTGTGCTTGTGTCGACTTTTACGGTTCAGCCTTGGAAAAGCTTTTGCCCGAGAATTACATTGAGCTGTTGCATGGCCGGATGGTTCAAAAGCGCCGCGAAAAGTCCATGGAACGTTTTCGAGCCTGCCGGGGAACTGAAGCTCCCGTTGCGAGTGATTTAAATGCACTTCAGGGTGGCGCATTGTTTTGTACAGATGTCGCAGCACGCGGATTGGATGTTTCAGACGTAGATTGGGTCGTGCAGTTTGACGCGCCACAAGATCCGGCCTTTTTTGTTCATCGTGTGGGACGGTCAGCCCGTGCTGGGCGAAAGGGTGCCAGTCTCTTGTTTTTGACCCGAAAAGAAGAACCATACGTGGATTTGCTGCAGATGCGGAAGGTGCCATTGACACCGTTGGGTGCGACAGAACGTTGTTGCCCacccgaagaagacgaagacgaaagcgATTCTGCAGACAAAAAGCCCAAGACTAGAGCCGATCGGACTGAAACTGGTGAAAGACATATCCGTAGCGCAAGCGACCCAACTGTTCTCTTGGCTGACGTTCTTCTTGAAATCAAAGATCTGATTCTCAAAGATAGAGATCTATTGGAAAAAGGGACTAAAGCTTTTACATCATATATTCGGGCCTACAAGGAGCATCACTGCGCCTTTATCTTTCGGTACGTGATCCGTCGTGCTCGCTTACTTTTGCAAGCAATGGGCAGGCGTAACTGGCTCATTTCAGGCTCACATCCAAAATGGAAAAGTCAATAAAGTGGTCAGATTGTCCTGTCGAATGCAATAGCGAGCGGAGATCGTGCAATGATCATCAGTCGTGCCTTTCTCCAGACCGTAATTCCCTGCCAATCGACAACTTACCAGGATATGGCGGTAACCCAGTGCTCAAACATCTCTAATGCACCTTTACTTACCAGAAGTGTTCTAATTGCCCTCGCAGGTTTGCATCCTTGGATCTCGGTTTACTAGCGACCTCCTTCTGCCTGCTCCGACTCCCAAAAATGCCAGAGCTCAAGGTTGTGATTACCAAAAATAAGGGCAAACTTCCGCGATTTACGCCAGCCAGTCACGATGTGGACATTTATGCCATTCCGTTTAAAGAGAAGGCACGTGAGAATGCCCGTCAGAAGCGATTAGAGCAGGAAACGGCCCCTGGGGGGAAAAACGCGAAACTGCTGAAGGCTGAACAGCGAAAAGCCGACAAGGAGCGTCGGGTCGAAGATCGGCGACAAGCTGCCGTTGATAAAGGGCGGAACCCGGACAAGAAGCGGGGCAAGCATGCGCGTATTGTGGACGATTGGGATGATTTGGCCAAAGAGGAGCGACTGTTTAAGAAGCTTCGCAAGGGGAAGATCTCAAGAGATGAATACGAAACACTGCTTCACGAAAACTAGTAGATTGCAATACATAGGTATACTATTGATAACTAGGAGTACTATTTTCTGTCCACTCTTCACCGGATTTGGCTAGCTCTCGTGATTTGACGCAAGCTTTCCGGGTGCGAAGCGCCGAATTTCACATTAATTAAAGCCTTCGGATTGGCTCTGTCGAAACCATCTCGCACCCGTTGGTGACTTGGACCCACCCATCACAGAAAACAGTATTGCTGTTGACATCATCACATTACAGATGCAAACTAGCTCGTGCAGACACAATTGTTCAGAATGACGGCTTCTCAGTATGTGACCTTGATAAGCTTTAGCCCACATGTTCGGTATCTTTGCCTACTGTCACTTTCATGGTTGTCTGTCACCAGCCATGGCTTCGCTCTCTCCCACAACACTCTTAAACGGTTTGCACCGAACAAAGCATTGTGTAGCCCCCCTACACGCCTTGACCTGATATCTTTGGTCAATTTTCGTGATGAAATCACCTTTTTTGATAAAACCGACGACGAGCGCTGTTGTATAAACCGCCAAGGAGAGTTTCGACCCCAAAAAGGTGATGTCTTTGAACTTGCCCTGGCTGAAGAAACGGACCTTCCTGATGTTTCCCGCTTCATTGTCACTAGTTTTGGCGCCGACGCAATTCGGGTCAGTCAGGATATGAGCACATTCGAAGGAATGCTCATGCGTCCTGCTGTTGAACTCGTCAATGGCTATTCCGGTATTGTCGCCTTCGCCGAAGTTTTAGCAGGCCTACGGAGTAGACTAAAAACAAGGATAGCCAACGGCTCCGACCTTTCATTGCCTGAACTCAAGGGACGTTCCCGCACAGAGCAAATATCTGAGGCCACCAACGACTCTATTGTGTTAGTACTTGGAAGACGGCACGCGGGAAATGATTGGCACATAGACGTGATTGCTTCGGTCGAGCTAAGATTGCAACTTTGTGATGCCAAGATCCCTTTCTCCCTCCCATGGCTGGACCGGATTGAACGTACTGCCGCCTCATGGATAGGTCTCGGCAAGAATCATGCTCGGGATTTGCAGCCTTACTTAGGAAATCTGTGCGTGGCCGAAAGATACCGTGGAAGAGGTATAGGCCGAGCGTTGGTACGGTGTGTCGAAGATATTTCAAAGACAAAATGGGGCTATAGCCGAATATATTTACACGTCGACAAGGACAACGCAGCGGCGTTAAATTTGTACCAAGAGGAGGGTTATAGAGATGTGGGCCTTCGTTGGAAACCATTCTGGGCGGGCAAAGCTGTGGACATCGGATATTATGTGAAAGGTTTGAATAGGAAAGAGAGAAAGGAATACAAGGCTTCGCTTTCTATAGATAAGAAAGAGAACAAGAGCGACGCAAATACTGTGGAAGGAAAATTGAAAAGGAGCGACATAACTAGGTAAGGATAATACATACATTCTCGGGAAGAATGTGGAAATGAATAGACAGTGTAAATGCCTGACCACGTCTTTCCAAGGAGCATTCACGCGTTTGAGATTATGCTGCTGGCGAAGTTGTCGACCCACATCAGCGAGAATATTGGCTGAGGCACACGAGAAGAATGCTGTGCTTTTGTCTCTGAGATTATGCTACAGGCGAAGTTGTTGTATTATCTGGAGATCttctgactgactgtgaggagtATGAAGAGAAGTTAAAAGTTTCCATGAATTAAGTTGATGCTTTACAATTCGAAAGATCCCTATGGGCTACTTTTGAGGAACCAAGTTTCCCACGATATCAGGTTGTGCGTAGACATCGTTTAAAAACAAAGCATGCAAACCGGAATTATTGACTTCCATACGTTTGTTGTATTCGCGCAGCGTGTGTAAAGTCCAGTAGTTGAGAGGATTCCAGATAATATTCGAAAAAATCGCTTGGCTCCACCCCCGTGTAGCTCCATCCCATGCTCCTGAAAAGAACCCGTCGGTGACCTTGGGATAGCAAAGCTTAAACGTCTTGGAACCTTCAAAAATGCGAAGATTGATACCAACATGTTTAAAGAGAGAACCGACATGAGCGCGTCGATCAAAGACGTTCCAACGAAAGGCTACTTTCGGAAAAGTAGTTATTAAGTCCTTATGATTGGTGACGCGTAGATGGCGCAGTCTACCCTGACTCTCGAGCATTTGATGGGCAAGGCGGAACGATGAATCACCAACGTATGGACAGGCGAAATTGATGAGAGTAACCGGCTTTGGTACGGTCGCTTCGGGCTCGCAAGTGAGCTCAAATGCAAACAGAGTTGCCAGGGCACCTCCTAGACTATGCCCTGTCACGTACACCTACGTATCCAAGGGGAAAGGAGAGTCGGATGAGGATCGCCAAGTTCGaacgtcttcgtcgtagCCTCGACCGTGTTTGCGTACCTTGTAGTCGTGGTGCTTGTGGATTACAGGAAGAACATGCTCCTGTAATATTTCCTGGTATTCTGATAGATCCTCACCGTTGGGACCTTTGGCCCCTCTGTTGGAAGGCTCAAAAAGGTAGTCGTGGAACCCATTGTGAACTCTAACAGTAGGCACCTGACTTGCATTGGCCTTCATTCGATTCGGGATTTCTTTCATGTACATCTCAAGATTGGTAGCCCAATCCAGAGGAGTTACCGAACCCCGAAAGCATACGGTAACACGTTCACGTACGTGATCAACTTCAATCATGTAGACAAGCTCCTCTTTCTCAGTCTCATCGTCGAATGCAACGATTGTAGCTGCAGTGGCATTTTGCACTTTCCCTTCGCTGTGTTCGAGTGGCGACCCAGCCATCATATTCCGATCACTGATAGTCTGCAGCAAATCAATATAGAATTCCTTGCCAAATTTTGAATCCGCAAGTTCATGCTGGTTGCCTTGGACAACTTTTAGCACTTCAGAATGTGTAATAGGCAATGCTAGAGCCCTTTCCGATTGCACTGTAAGCTTTCCCTGGCGAGCTAGGCTACGGAGCTCCGCCAAAGCATAGACTAGTACGCTGGATTCTAGCATTTCATCAACTTCAGTATACAGACTCGGCCAGGCGTGGTCCCTTTGGCATGTCACAAATGGTGACATTTCCTCGTCCTTCATGCTGGTCGTGTCAGAATTTTTCTTCTGGAGATTATCGTCCTTCTGCGGAGCGAACATTCCAAAGAATCGTTTCATTATGTGGAAAGTATCAATGCTGCCAAAGAGATCGAGAACACAATTTGAGAtcttgctcacagtcaattttgTGGGAATCGAATGCCAGGAGGAATGCGGTTTATCTTACATGAGTCGACAAACAGTAAAACCCTCTATGCAGTATTTGGCGCGGTACCTTATTATGGAACATATGCAATGTTATAGTCGAATGATTGCGGTTGATATGCACCACTGTGGGGGCTATTCTAGTTTTTCGCTTTTCTTTTATGCCCTTTTAGTCATGCCGGAGAGAGCTACACAAAAATCTGGTGATAGCGACGCGGTTGTTCGCTACGAAGACGTGGAAACAATACATACACTGTTCAGGACATTCGAGAAGAGGGCACAGGTCCCTGAATACTAACCAAACGGCCGGAAATCAGAACTCTAGCAAAAGGAcgctctcacagtcagtgtccACGAGAGTGGCCTTTCAACAAACCTTGACTTCCTGTTGGTCACACTACTGTAAAAGTCTGCCCCGTCAACCTACCACCAAGTAATCGGCGAGAGCCAGGACACCACCCGTTGACGATGGCAAGGTTCGTTCCGGGGAATCAAATTGTACGTCATCTTTCAAATAACGGATTTGCAGAGTAATGGTTTCCGGACGATCCGAAACGGCACCCTCCATGCCTACCGTGCCCGACGGTCGCGTATCAATCAATGTCGGGTTCAGCAGAACTGAAACACACGCGGCGTCATTCGGCGCAAGCCGGGCGTATCGCCCCGGAATTCCGTTGCGAAACTTGACGTGATCCGCCCCTACCAAACCCACGAGGAGTCCACCGGGATTCGCCT harbors:
- a CDS encoding predicted protein, translated to FEELEPKLSSGVLQYVEQQKFAYLTPVQAATIPLFLSRKDVAVQAVTGSGKTLAFLIPVVEFLLPKKFLKTQIGALILSPTRELAQQTHRVAQGLCAACNIPEPLLLVGGSSSGGGSVNHRPVTEDLKNFQKMGSSIVIGTCGRVEDVLSRYAVIDCSELESLILDEADVLLNMGFAQSLQNILSRIPKMRRTGLFSATTSTSTSSSLQEWMQRAGMRNPVWIDVTVASKAQQEALAKNEPATSIPENQATPSSLTNYYLVCPIDEQLSRLVVFLQQHKDEKIIVFFLTCACVDFYGSALEKLLPENYIELLHGRMVQKRREKSMERFRACRGTEAPVASDLNALQGGALFCTDVAARGLDVSDVDWVVQFDAPQDPAFFVHRVGRSARAGRKGASLLFLTRKEEPYVDLLQMRKVPLTPASDPTVLLADVLLEIKDLILKDRDLLEKGTKAFTSYIRAYKEHHCAFIFRFASLDLGLLATSFCLLRLPKMPELKVVITKNKGKLPRFTPASHDVDIYAIPFKEKARENARQKRLEQETAPGGKNAKLLKAEQRKADKERRVEDRRQAAVDKGRNPDKKRGKHARIVDDWDDLAKEERLFKKLRKGKISRDEYETLLHEN
- a CDS encoding predicted protein; translated protein: MTASQYVTLISFSPHVRYLCLLSLSWLSVTSHGFALSHNTLKRFAPNKALCSPPTRLDLISLVNFRDEITFFDKTDDERCCINRQGEFRPQKGDVFELALAEETDLPDVSRFIVTSFGADAIRVSQDMSTFEGMLMRPAVELVNGYSGIVAFAEVLAGLRSRLKTRIANGSDLSLPELKGRSRTEQISEATNDSIVLVLGRRHAGNDWHIDVIASVELRLQLCDAKIPFSLPWLDRIERTAASWIGLGKNHARDLQPYLGNLCVAERYRGRGIGRALVRCVEDISKTKWGYSRIYLHVDKDNAAALNLYQEEGYRDVGLRWKPFWAGKAVDIGYYVKGLNRKERKEYKASLSIDKKENKSDANTVEGKLKRSDITR
- a CDS encoding predicted protein, whose amino-acid sequence is MKRFFGMFAPQKDDNLQKKNSDTTSMKDEEMSPFVTCQRDHAWPSLYTEVDEMLESSVLVYALAELRSLARQGKLTVQSERALALPITHSEVLKVVQGNQHELADSKFGKEFYIDLLQTISDRNMMAGSPLEHSEGKVQNATAATIVAFDDETEKEELVYMIEVDHVRERVTVCFRGSVTPLDWATNLEMYMKEIPNRMKANASQVPTVRVHNGFHDYLFEPSNRGAKGPNGEDLSEYQEILQEHVLPVIHKHHDYKVYVTGHSLGGALATLFAFELTCEPEATVPKPVTLINFACPYVGDSSFRLAHQMLESQGRLRHLRVTNHKDLITTFPKVAFRWNVFDRRAHVGSLFKHVGINLRIFEGSKTFKLCYPKVTDGFFSGAWDGATRGWSQAIFSNIIWNPLNYWTLHTLREYNKRMEVNNSGLHALFLNDVYAQPDIVGNLVPQK